A genomic stretch from Hymenobacter psoromatis includes:
- a CDS encoding deoxyguanosinetriphosphate triphosphohydrolase yields the protein MSWSRLLSTRRYPDRPAEVPTPGRSPYLADYDRVVFSSAFRRLQRKTQVMPLPETDFVHTRLTHSLETACVGRSLGRLSARRVLENDPDIARELPDFAQDCGDIVAAACLAHDIGNPPFGHSGEDAISAYFASPAAERFISELTPEELADLQHFEGNAAGFRILTHTYPALSSGSGGLGLTHATLGAFTKYPRPSLIDASKKQNGASEKKYGHFQAENSRFRLVAEELGLRPKDAPAGFYHRHPLAFLVEAADDICYRIIDFEDGLKLGLIDHERGLALLRQLRAAAPNARPKSSGGSSLEWRDWQEELGYLRATLIGQLVDETATRFAQHAPAIVAGTYDASLVKELSGYEFLQEIQQLSVDKLYRSRPVLEIEAAGFEVLGGLLDVFLGAIFDSKNNHRSKKLLDLLPPQFRAIGPQAGASAYEQILLLTDYVAGMTDQHALSLYKTIKGIELPKGY from the coding sequence ATGTCCTGGTCCCGCCTGCTCTCCACCCGCCGCTACCCCGACCGCCCCGCCGAGGTGCCTACCCCCGGCCGCTCGCCCTACCTCGCTGATTATGACCGGGTAGTGTTCTCGTCGGCCTTCCGGCGCTTGCAGCGCAAAACCCAGGTGATGCCGCTGCCCGAAACCGACTTCGTGCACACCCGCCTCACGCACTCGCTCGAAACTGCCTGCGTGGGCCGCTCGCTGGGCCGTCTCTCGGCCCGCCGCGTGCTCGAAAACGACCCCGATATTGCCCGCGAGCTGCCCGATTTTGCCCAAGACTGCGGCGACATCGTGGCTGCCGCCTGCCTGGCCCACGATATCGGCAATCCGCCCTTCGGCCACTCGGGCGAGGATGCCATCTCAGCCTATTTCGCCAGCCCCGCTGCCGAGCGGTTTATCAGCGAGCTGACTCCTGAAGAGTTGGCTGATTTACAGCATTTTGAGGGCAACGCCGCCGGCTTTCGCATTCTCACCCACACCTACCCGGCGCTCAGTAGCGGCTCGGGCGGCTTGGGGCTCACCCACGCTACGCTCGGCGCCTTTACCAAGTACCCGCGCCCGTCGCTCATCGACGCCAGCAAGAAGCAAAACGGGGCCAGCGAGAAGAAATACGGTCATTTTCAGGCCGAAAACTCCCGCTTCCGGCTCGTGGCCGAAGAGCTGGGCCTGCGACCCAAAGATGCCCCGGCCGGCTTCTACCACCGCCACCCGCTAGCCTTTCTGGTGGAGGCCGCCGACGATATCTGCTACCGCATCATCGACTTCGAAGATGGCCTCAAGCTCGGCCTCATCGACCACGAGCGCGGCCTGGCGCTGCTGCGCCAGCTGCGCGCCGCCGCCCCCAACGCCCGCCCCAAAAGTAGCGGCGGCAGTAGCCTGGAGTGGCGCGACTGGCAGGAGGAGCTGGGCTACCTGCGCGCCACGCTCATCGGCCAGCTCGTGGACGAAACCGCCACCCGCTTTGCCCAGCACGCGCCCGCCATCGTGGCTGGCACCTACGATGCCTCGCTGGTGAAGGAGCTGAGCGGCTACGAGTTTCTGCAAGAAATTCAGCAACTGAGCGTGGATAAGCTCTACCGCTCGCGCCCGGTGCTCGAAATCGAAGCCGCTGGCTTCGAAGTGCTCGGCGGCTTGCTCGACGTTTTTTTGGGAGCCATTTTCGACTCGAAAAATAACCACCGCTCCAAAAAACTGCTCGATTTACTACCCCCTCAGTTCCGCGCCATCGGCCCGCAAGCCGGCGCGTCGGCGTATGAGCAAATTCTATTGCTCACCGACTACGTGGCCGGCATGACCGACCAGCACGCGCTGAGCTTATATAAGACAATTAAAGGAATTGAATTGCCGAAGGGCTACTAA
- the guaA gene encoding GMP synthetase (contains glutamine-hydrolyzing domain and glutamine amidotransferase; GMP-binding domain; functions to produce GMP from XMP in the IMP pathway), whose protein sequence is MEQILILDFGSQYTQLIARRIRELHVFCEIHPYTHAPQLAERISAGDLRGVILSGSPCSVRDADSPSPDLSGILGKVPVLGICYGAQLLAQQGGGEVLPATIREYGRARLTSLDEASPLLRGLHLNTQVWMSHGDTIKSLPPSYKVIAGTPEVAVAAYQLPGQDTYGIQFHPEVTHSTEGKQLLENFVVSICGCSQSWTPGHFVDSMVEALQTTIGPDDQVILGLSGGVDSSVAALLLHRAIGPRLHGIFVDNGLLRQDEFASVLKAYEGLGLNVTGVRAAPEFYAALAGLSDPEAKRKAIGRTFIEVFDREAQKVDGARWLAQGTIYPDVIESVSVHGGPAVTIKSHHNVGGLPEKMNLKIVEPLRMLFKDEVREVGAALGLPGEILNRHPFPGPGLGIRILGDITPEKVDLLQRADGVFISLLKEHNLYDKVWQAGVMLLPVQSVGVMGDERTYERVVALRAVTSVDGMTADWAHLPYDFLAEVSNKIINQVRGINRVVYDISSKPPATIEWE, encoded by the coding sequence ATGGAGCAAATTCTCATTCTGGACTTCGGTTCGCAGTACACGCAGCTCATTGCCCGGCGCATTCGTGAGCTGCACGTTTTCTGCGAAATCCACCCCTACACCCACGCCCCCCAGCTGGCCGAGCGCATCAGCGCCGGCGACCTGCGGGGCGTTATTCTGTCGGGCTCGCCCTGCTCGGTGCGCGATGCCGACTCGCCCAGCCCCGATTTGAGCGGCATTTTGGGTAAAGTGCCGGTGCTGGGCATTTGCTACGGCGCGCAGCTGCTGGCCCAGCAGGGCGGCGGCGAGGTGCTGCCGGCCACCATTCGCGAATACGGCCGGGCGCGGCTCACGAGCCTCGACGAGGCCTCGCCATTGCTGCGCGGGCTGCACCTCAATACGCAGGTGTGGATGTCGCACGGCGACACTATCAAGTCCCTACCCCCCTCCTACAAGGTAATAGCCGGCACGCCCGAGGTGGCGGTGGCCGCCTACCAGCTGCCGGGCCAGGACACCTACGGCATCCAGTTTCACCCCGAGGTGACGCACTCCACCGAGGGTAAGCAGCTGCTCGAAAACTTCGTGGTGAGCATCTGCGGCTGTAGCCAGAGCTGGACGCCTGGACACTTTGTGGACTCGATGGTGGAGGCGCTGCAAACGACCATCGGCCCCGACGACCAAGTGATTCTGGGCCTGTCGGGGGGGGTAGATTCGTCGGTGGCGGCGCTGCTGCTGCACCGCGCCATCGGCCCGCGCCTGCACGGCATTTTTGTCGATAATGGCCTGCTGCGGCAGGATGAGTTTGCCTCGGTGCTGAAGGCCTACGAGGGCCTGGGCCTGAACGTGACCGGCGTGCGGGCCGCCCCCGAGTTTTACGCCGCGCTGGCAGGACTAAGCGACCCCGAAGCCAAGCGCAAGGCTATCGGCCGCACCTTCATCGAGGTGTTTGACCGCGAGGCGCAGAAGGTGGACGGCGCGCGCTGGCTGGCCCAGGGCACCATTTACCCCGATGTTATTGAGTCGGTTTCGGTGCACGGCGGGCCGGCCGTGACCATCAAGAGCCACCACAACGTGGGCGGCCTGCCCGAAAAGATGAACCTCAAAATAGTGGAGCCGCTGCGCATGCTTTTCAAGGATGAGGTGCGCGAAGTGGGCGCGGCGCTGGGCCTGCCCGGCGAGATTTTGAACCGCCACCCCTTCCCCGGCCCCGGCCTGGGCATCCGCATCCTGGGCGACATCACGCCCGAAAAAGTGGACCTGCTCCAACGCGCTGATGGCGTGTTCATTAGTCTTCTCAAGGAGCACAACCTCTACGACAAAGTGTGGCAGGCCGGCGTGATGCTGCTGCCCGTGCAGAGCGTGGGCGTGATGGGTGATGAGCGCACCTACGAGCGCGTAGTGGCCCTGCGCGCCGTGACCAGCGTGGACGGCATGACCGCCGACTGGGCGCACCTGCCCTACGATTTCCTGGCAGAGGTTAGTAATAAGATTATCAACCAGGTACGCGGCATCAACCGCGTGGTATACGATATCTCTTCAAAGCCACCCGCCACAATTGAATGGGAATAA
- a CDS encoding fructose-6-phosphate aldolase, producing the protein MKFFIDTANLAEIQEAVDLGVLDGVTTNPSLMAKEGIRGTDAVMAHYRAICDIVDGDVSAEVIATDFEGIIREGEALADLHPNIVVKVPMIKEGVKAIKYFSDKGIRTNCTLIFSAGQALLAAKAGATYVSPFVGRLDDIGADGLGLIAQIIEIFAKYGYATEVLAASVRHVPHLIQCAELGADVVTCPLNVITGLLNHPLTDKGLATFLADHKKVNA; encoded by the coding sequence ATGAAGTTCTTCATCGACACGGCCAACCTGGCCGAAATTCAGGAAGCCGTGGACCTCGGCGTGCTGGACGGCGTGACTACCAACCCCTCGCTAATGGCCAAAGAAGGCATCCGGGGCACCGATGCCGTAATGGCACACTACCGCGCCATCTGTGACATCGTGGACGGCGACGTGTCGGCCGAAGTCATCGCCACCGACTTCGAGGGCATCATCCGCGAGGGCGAGGCCCTGGCCGACCTGCACCCCAACATCGTGGTGAAAGTGCCCATGATTAAGGAAGGCGTTAAAGCCATCAAGTATTTCAGCGACAAGGGCATCCGCACCAACTGCACGCTCATTTTCTCGGCCGGGCAGGCCCTGCTGGCCGCCAAGGCCGGCGCCACCTACGTGTCGCCCTTCGTGGGCCGCCTCGATGATATCGGGGCCGATGGCCTGGGTCTGATTGCCCAAATTATCGAAATTTTTGCCAAATATGGCTACGCCACGGAAGTACTGGCCGCCAGCGTGCGCCACGTGCCGCACCTCATTCAGTGCGCCGAGCTGGGCGCCGACGTGGTCACCTGCCCGCTCAACGTCATCACCGGCCTGCTCAATCACCCGCTGACGGACAAAGGCCTGGCAACCTTCCTGGCCGACCATAAAAAAGTGAATGCATAA
- a CDS encoding fructose-6-phosphate aldolase, producing MYIIKVKGKAKIPDYIQLRDENFVLIAYFRADRPLKDLHRYGLEGQEVPLAAVIAELEFGKLRKLKL from the coding sequence GTGTACATCATTAAAGTAAAAGGCAAGGCCAAAATCCCGGATTATATCCAGCTGCGCGACGAGAATTTCGTGCTGATTGCCTATTTCCGCGCCGACCGCCCACTCAAAGACCTGCACCGTTACGGCCTGGAAGGTCAGGAAGTACCGCTGGCGGCCGTTATCGCGGAATTGGAATTTGGCAAGCTGCGCAAGCTAAAACTCTGA
- a CDS encoding phosphonate ABC transporter ATP-binding protein, translated as MTEPVVELHGVTITQEERAVLEHVSFGLEKSEFVYLVGRTGSGKSSLLKTLYADLPLLVGAGTVAGFDLEHLPPGKVPYLRRRLGIVFQDFQLLSDRTVGENLLFVLNATGWRGKARKQQRVQEVLMQVGLSGVGGRMPHRLSGGEQQRVVIARALLNEPTLLLADEPTGNLDPEVADGIMTLFAEINHAGTAILMATHNFQLLEKYPHRVLTCKDGALLDSGPR; from the coding sequence ATGACCGAGCCAGTAGTTGAGTTGCACGGCGTTACCATCACCCAGGAAGAGCGGGCGGTGCTGGAGCACGTGTCTTTTGGGCTGGAAAAGAGCGAGTTTGTGTACTTGGTGGGCCGCACCGGGTCCGGCAAGTCGTCGCTGCTCAAAACCCTGTACGCCGACCTGCCGCTGCTGGTGGGCGCGGGCACCGTGGCGGGCTTCGACCTGGAGCACCTACCCCCCGGCAAGGTGCCGTACCTGCGCCGCCGGCTGGGCATTGTGTTCCAGGATTTTCAGCTGCTGAGCGACCGCACGGTGGGCGAAAACCTGCTTTTCGTGCTCAATGCCACTGGCTGGCGCGGCAAGGCCCGCAAGCAGCAGCGCGTGCAGGAGGTGCTGATGCAAGTGGGCCTGAGTGGGGTAGGGGGCCGCATGCCGCACCGCCTCTCGGGTGGCGAGCAGCAGCGCGTAGTGATAGCGCGCGCCCTGCTCAACGAGCCCACCCTGCTGCTCGCCGACGAGCCCACCGGCAACCTCGACCCCGAAGTGGCCGACGGCATCATGACCCTGTTCGCGGAAATAAACCACGCGGGCACGGCTATTCTCATGGCGACGCACAATTTTCAGCTCCTCGAAAAATACCCGCACCGCGTATTGACGTGTAAGGACGGGGCGCTGCTGGACTCGGGGCCGCGCTAG
- a CDS encoding transcriptional regulator, giving the protein MLPPIHLLDLAAEHAAYQAELDAVWHETVQQAAFIQGPAVGEFAAELGAHLGGAHVVPCANGTDALTLALLSLALPPGTEVIVPAFTYVATLEAAALLGLKPVLADVLPDTFNVDPAAVRAALTPRTAAVVAVHLFGQCADLEELTNICQAAGVALIEDNAQALGATFTFASGRTAYAGTVGEVGTTSFFPSKNLGCLGDGGALFTRDAARASLLKQLANHGQSQKYYHQRIGLNSRLDTLQAALLRVKLRHLPTAQAARQAIAARYDAALGGSPGLQIPARDPRSSHVFHQYTITVQGGGRRDALQAHLKAHGIPSAIYYPLPVHAQPAYGYLGYQVGDFPVAERLCGQVLSLPMQPGLTGEQVEFVAAIIKTF; this is encoded by the coding sequence TTGTTGCCGCCCATTCATTTGCTTGACCTTGCCGCCGAGCACGCTGCCTACCAAGCCGAGTTGGATGCGGTCTGGCACGAAACCGTGCAGCAGGCAGCGTTTATTCAGGGGCCGGCCGTGGGCGAGTTTGCCGCCGAGCTGGGCGCGCACCTGGGCGGTGCGCACGTGGTGCCCTGCGCCAACGGCACCGACGCCCTCACTCTGGCGCTCCTGAGCCTGGCCCTACCCCCCGGCACCGAGGTCATCGTGCCCGCCTTCACCTACGTAGCCACGCTGGAAGCCGCCGCGTTGCTGGGCCTGAAACCAGTTTTGGCAGACGTGCTACCCGATACCTTCAACGTGGACCCGGCGGCGGTGCGGGCGGCGCTCACGCCGCGCACCGCCGCCGTAGTGGCGGTGCATTTATTTGGGCAATGCGCTGATTTAGAAGAGTTAACGAATATCTGCCAGGCGGCCGGCGTGGCGCTTATCGAGGATAATGCTCAGGCGCTGGGCGCTACGTTCACCTTTGCTAGCGGCCGCACAGCTTACGCGGGTACGGTGGGCGAGGTGGGTACTACCTCCTTCTTCCCCAGCAAAAACCTGGGCTGCCTCGGCGACGGCGGCGCGCTCTTCACCCGCGACGCCGCCCGCGCCAGCCTGCTAAAACAGCTAGCTAACCACGGCCAAAGCCAGAAATATTACCACCAGCGCATCGGCCTCAACTCACGCCTCGACACCCTGCAAGCCGCCCTGCTGCGGGTGAAGCTGCGCCACTTGCCCACCGCGCAAGCCGCCCGCCAGGCCATAGCCGCCCGCTACGACGCGGCGCTGGGCGGCTCACCGGGCCTGCAAATTCCGGCCCGCGACCCGCGCAGCAGCCACGTTTTTCACCAGTACACCATCACGGTGCAAGGCGGGGGTAGGCGCGACGCGTTGCAGGCACATTTGAAAGCGCACGGGATTCCGAGCGCTATTTATTACCCCCTGCCGGTGCACGCGCAGCCGGCGTATGGGTATCTGGGCTACCAGGTGGGCGATTTTCCGGTGGCCGAGCGGCTGTGTGGGCAGGTGCTGTCGCTGCCCATGCAGCCGGGGCTGACGGGGGAGCAGGTGGAATTCGTGGCAGCAATAATTAAAACGTTTTAA
- a CDS encoding addiction module toxin RelE, whose amino-acid sequence MFLTNLRHLVPRNKSNIVARRTLLIYCKLYPAAAVALQQWYAELINEEFTTFNQLKAAYASASLVGDDRLVFNIMGNKYRLVVRIVFDYKVIQIKWFGTHAEYDQIDVATIQFKNS is encoded by the coding sequence ATATTTCTCACAAATTTACGTCACCTTGTACCTCGCAACAAGTCTAATATAGTTGCTCGCAGGACGCTGCTGATATACTGCAAGTTGTATCCGGCAGCGGCAGTGGCGTTGCAACAATGGTATGCCGAGTTAATAAATGAAGAGTTTACAACATTCAATCAGTTAAAAGCCGCGTATGCATCCGCTAGCTTGGTAGGAGATGACCGGTTGGTATTCAACATTATGGGTAATAAATATCGCTTGGTAGTGCGGATAGTATTTGATTATAAAGTCATTCAGATTAAATGGTTTGGGACCCATGCCGAGTACGACCAGATAGACGTAGCGACCATTCAATTCAAAAACTCATGA
- a CDS encoding transcriptional regulator, whose amino-acid sequence MTLRPLKTEQQYDELLQWLDEQFDQQVLPDSPAGEQVQVALLLVKAYEDEHHPVPSPDPIAAIQLKMAEQGLKAKDLVGQIGSKSYVSAILNRRKPLTLAMARFFHQKLHIPASVFLA is encoded by the coding sequence ATGACCCTCCGCCCCCTTAAAACCGAGCAGCAATACGACGAATTGCTACAGTGGCTAGACGAGCAGTTCGACCAGCAGGTTCTGCCCGACTCACCAGCCGGCGAGCAGGTGCAGGTAGCGCTGTTGCTGGTGAAAGCCTATGAAGATGAGCACCATCCGGTGCCATCGCCCGACCCCATCGCCGCTATTCAGCTGAAAATGGCCGAGCAGGGGTTGAAGGCCAAAGACCTGGTAGGGCAGATTGGCAGCAAAAGCTACGTGTCGGCCATCCTGAACCGCCGCAAGCCGTTGACCCTGGCTATGGCGCGCTTTTTTCACCAAAAGCTGCACATTCCGGCGAGTGTGTTTTTGGCGTAG
- a CDS encoding oxidoreductase — MAHPAPVRFAICGLGHIGRRHAALVARHDGAQLVALIDVRAELRPGLAAEFPGVSFFLSLEEYLQSGPATDVLTVATPNGLHAPQAVAGLRASLHVVVEKPIALRKIDAELIVHTALQTGRLVFGVMQNRYSPPAAWLKQVHDEGRLGEVFLVQLNCFWNRDARYYQSGGWKGTQALDGGTLFTQFSHFVDLLYWVFGDITNIAARFRDFTHEGITEFEDSGLVTFDLVRGGSGTLSYSTAVWDRNLESSLTVVAARGSLKIGGQYLDKVEYCHLQDYSLPPLPPTNPANDYGPYQGSAANHVQVIDNVVDTLRKRSFATTNALEGLKVVEIIERIYALK, encoded by the coding sequence GTGGCGCATCCTGCTCCCGTTCGCTTCGCCATTTGCGGCCTCGGCCACATTGGCCGACGCCACGCGGCGCTGGTGGCGCGCCACGATGGGGCGCAATTGGTAGCCCTCATTGACGTGCGCGCGGAGCTGCGCCCCGGCCTCGCGGCCGAGTTTCCCGGCGTGTCGTTTTTCCTTTCACTCGAAGAATACCTGCAAAGTGGCCCCGCCACCGACGTGCTCACCGTGGCCACGCCCAACGGCCTGCACGCACCGCAGGCAGTGGCGGGCCTGCGTGCCAGCCTGCACGTGGTGGTCGAAAAACCCATTGCGCTGCGCAAAATCGACGCCGAATTAATCGTGCACACGGCCCTGCAAACCGGCCGGCTGGTCTTTGGCGTAATGCAGAACCGCTACTCGCCGCCCGCCGCCTGGCTCAAGCAGGTGCACGATGAGGGCCGGCTGGGCGAGGTGTTTCTGGTGCAGCTCAACTGCTTCTGGAACCGCGATGCGCGCTACTACCAGTCTGGCGGCTGGAAGGGCACGCAAGCGCTGGATGGCGGCACGCTTTTTACGCAGTTCAGCCACTTCGTGGATTTGCTGTATTGGGTATTTGGCGACATTACCAATATCGCGGCGCGCTTTCGGGACTTCACCCACGAAGGCATTACGGAGTTTGAGGACAGCGGCCTGGTCACCTTCGACCTGGTGCGGGGGGGTAGCGGCACGCTCAGCTACAGCACCGCCGTGTGGGACCGCAACCTCGAAAGCTCCCTGACGGTGGTGGCCGCCCGCGGCTCACTCAAAATCGGCGGCCAGTACCTCGATAAAGTAGAGTACTGCCACCTGCAAGACTACTCCCTACCTCCCCTGCCGCCCACCAACCCCGCCAACGACTATGGCCCCTACCAGGGCTCGGCCGCCAACCACGTGCAGGTGATTGACAACGTGGTAGATACGCTGCGAAAGCGCAGCTTCGCCACCACCAACGCGCTCGAAGGCCTGAAAGTGGTGGAGATAATTGAGCGCATTTATGCCTTGAAATAG
- a CDS encoding restriction endonuclease, protein MASINDISQLDFGQTYSYADYLSWRFKEYVELIKGRVLRKMSAPTSEHQQIATSLTGVLWSHLRRSSCQVYAAPFDVRLLRSTGNGDAQIKTVVQPDLSVICDLSKIDKRGCLGAPDWIIEIVSPNSLVLDTRTKFDLYAENGVREYWIVFPGEQAITAYALTAEGLYEPTGTYAEPGPMPSSVLPELAIEWADIFEEAK, encoded by the coding sequence ATGGCTTCTATCAATGACATCTCGCAACTCGACTTCGGGCAAACCTATTCTTATGCTGACTATTTAAGCTGGCGTTTTAAGGAATATGTAGAGCTGATAAAAGGCCGGGTGCTGCGCAAAATGTCAGCGCCGACTTCGGAGCACCAGCAGATTGCCACCAGTTTAACGGGAGTTCTATGGAGTCATTTGCGCCGTAGCTCTTGCCAGGTATATGCCGCGCCCTTCGACGTGCGCCTGCTGCGCAGCACCGGCAACGGCGACGCGCAGATAAAAACCGTGGTGCAGCCCGACCTCAGCGTTATTTGCGACCTGAGCAAAATTGACAAGCGCGGCTGCCTGGGCGCGCCCGACTGGATTATTGAAATCGTGTCGCCCAACTCGCTCGTGCTCGATACGCGCACCAAATTTGACCTCTACGCCGAAAACGGCGTGCGCGAGTACTGGATTGTCTTTCCCGGCGAGCAGGCCATTACGGCGTACGCCCTCACGGCCGAGGGGCTCTACGAGCCCACCGGCACCTACGCCGAGCCGGGGCCGATGCCGTCCAGCGTGCTGCCCGAGCTGGCCATTGAGTGGGCTGATATTTTTGAGGAAGCGAAGTAG
- a CDS encoding nitrate reductase, with protein METPYPTLAETSPTPLVVPNASLTSEDLAPTSAAARTWGTWNYAALWISMSLCIPTYMLASSLIQGGMNWWQALLTIFLGNAIVLIPMLLNGRAGTRYGIPFPVFARASFGVLGANVPAMLRAIIACGWFGIQTWIGGYACYQAAVRWWPALGALPPVFPASWGLATGPAITFFLFWLLNMYVVYLGVNSIRKLLVFKAFFLPAAALALLLWAISAGHGLGPILAQPSHFTTPGGFWKFFFPSLTGMVGFWATLSLNIPDFTRYATSQRAQQVGQALGLPLPMTLFSFVGVAVTSATLIIYGTSIWDPVVLAGRFEGRWLVTGAMLAVALSTLATNIAANIVSPANDFANLAPQRISFRAGGYLTGVVGLLIFPWKLIADPSGFIFTWLVGYSALLGPIGGILLTDYYLLRHQELNLSDLYQHQGRYTYRRGFNPVAIIALVLGIVPCVPGFLVAVNVLDKASVWPWLLEVYNYAWFVGFFVASAGYWGLMRGRLYSAQVPG; from the coding sequence ATGGAAACCCCGTACCCGACCCTGGCCGAAACCTCGCCTACCCCCCTCGTGGTGCCCAACGCCAGCCTCACCAGCGAGGACTTGGCCCCGACCAGCGCCGCCGCCCGCACCTGGGGCACCTGGAACTACGCCGCGCTCTGGATTAGCATGAGCCTGTGCATCCCCACGTACATGCTGGCCAGCTCGCTCATTCAGGGCGGCATGAACTGGTGGCAGGCGTTGCTCACCATCTTTCTGGGTAATGCCATCGTGCTCATTCCCATGCTGTTGAATGGCCGGGCGGGCACGCGCTACGGCATTCCATTTCCGGTGTTTGCGCGGGCCAGCTTTGGCGTGCTGGGGGCCAATGTGCCGGCGATGCTGCGGGCCATTATCGCCTGCGGCTGGTTTGGCATCCAGACCTGGATTGGCGGCTACGCCTGCTACCAGGCGGCCGTGCGCTGGTGGCCGGCGCTGGGTGCCCTACCCCCCGTTTTTCCGGCGAGCTGGGGCCTGGCCACGGGGCCGGCCATCACGTTCTTTCTGTTCTGGCTCTTGAACATGTACGTGGTGTATCTGGGAGTTAATAGCATTCGCAAGCTGCTCGTATTCAAGGCGTTCTTTCTGCCGGCGGCGGCGCTGGCGCTGCTGCTGTGGGCCATCTCGGCCGGTCACGGGCTGGGGCCAATTCTGGCGCAGCCCTCCCACTTTACCACGCCCGGCGGGTTCTGGAAATTCTTCTTTCCCTCGCTCACGGGCATGGTGGGTTTCTGGGCCACGCTCTCGCTTAATATCCCCGATTTTACGCGCTACGCTACCAGCCAGCGGGCGCAGCAGGTGGGCCAGGCGCTGGGCCTACCCCTGCCCATGACGCTGTTTTCGTTTGTAGGCGTGGCCGTTACCTCGGCCACGCTCATTATCTACGGCACCAGCATCTGGGACCCGGTGGTGCTGGCCGGCCGCTTCGAAGGCCGCTGGCTCGTGACCGGGGCCATGCTGGCCGTGGCGCTCTCCACGTTGGCCACCAACATCGCGGCCAATATCGTGAGCCCCGCCAATGACTTTGCCAACCTCGCGCCGCAGCGCATCAGCTTCCGGGCGGGCGGGTATCTGACGGGGGTAGTGGGCCTGCTCATCTTCCCCTGGAAGCTCATCGCCGACCCCAGCGGCTTCATCTTCACCTGGCTCGTGGGCTACTCGGCGCTGCTCGGCCCCATCGGCGGCATCCTCCTCACCGACTACTACCTGCTGCGCCACCAGGAGCTGAATTTGAGCGACTTATATCAGCACCAGGGCCGTTACACTTACCGGCGCGGCTTCAACCCGGTGGCCATTATCGCGCTGGTTTTAGGAATAGTACCCTGCGTGCCGGGCTTCCTGGTCGCCGTCAATGTACTCGATAAAGCCAGCGTGTGGCCCTGGCTGCTGGAGGTATATAACTACGCTTGGTTCGTAGGCTTTTTCGTAGCGAGCGCGGGGTATTGGGGGCTAATGCGCGGCCGGTTATATAGCGCACAAGTACCAGGTTAA